Sequence from the Oceanidesulfovibrio indonesiensis genome:
ACATTCCACGAGACCGGTCGCGACCTTCTGTCGAGTTTCTTTATGGCGAGTTGCACTGTGAAGCCAGTTCCGGGCTTCATCAAATAATGCACCAAGATTCTGCAACATTACACCGCCCTCTCGTTCCGGTCTTATCAGGGTATGGATAAGACCTGCAACGATAATCCCTAGGATAATACCGACGATCCTGTCCCTTACTTCTGTCAACCCTGTGACCGGACCAAACGTCTCAAGCGTCGCAAGAGCGAAGGTGAACATGATTTGCACCCCTGCATAACTTATATTCTCCGGGCCAGCAGAGATCCACGAAGACAATGCGATGACTGGAAGCACAATACAGAGCAGGCCAAACAGCGGATCGATCCGTGGAGTAAGATAGACAATAGCCACCAGCGCAAACACACTGCCAACTGCAGCACCGACCAGACGAAGGATGATTTTCCGATGCGTATTCCCCAGACCCGGCTGCGCAACAATGAGACAACTGAGCATAATGGTATGAATACCTGACCCGTA
This genomic interval carries:
- a CDS encoding FUSC family protein; the encoded protein is YGSGIHTIMLSCLIVAQPGLGNTHRKIILRLVGAAVGSVFALVAIVYLTPRIDPLFGLLCIVLPVIALSSWISAGPENISYAGVQIMFTFALATLETFGPVTGLTEVRDRIVGIILGIIVAGLIHTLIRPEREGGVMLQNLGALFDEARNWLHSATRHKETRQKVATGLVECEDIAARVAIEPTWFSAEGSHDQLHQHSLSILNAIKNVLFYIDRVSFEKEHLKNQEPANEFILGIQGN